A stretch of [Clostridium] innocuum DNA encodes these proteins:
- a CDS encoding MATE family efflux transporter → MQEKGILQGNLTKALLRMAVPLFVLNLVNSLYNIIDTFWVGQLGELQVGAVSLVGPIMWCAQSVAMGLSAAAIALLSTRLGANQKGDACRFATALLYFAIGFAIVLSIGTLLLLHPILSWLDTPKEIYDTSYQYLLGISFDYIGLLMLNLYMAMRQSAGDSRSGVKLNMCASLLNAILDPIFIFVFHFGILGAAIATVVSKLVMVPIAWRRLHDKAFPVHIDFRAYPFHAADGKIILKLCIPAASGQFLENLGFVIMNKYIVYYGAVAISAYGVGAKMVTLAYIPVMSIGAVLATFVGQNLGAGNTERARKAFHTAMKLSTLFSSTLTIIGMLVITPFIHLFVPNASTQLMELTQEYAFFALLCGVFMGWYINLNDGVFNGSGHTNYTFILSMMRLWAFRIPMILLFHRFTSLGITGIWLAMLLSNIFECILAQAIYLRHRWEHSAILTETERIQPSEETVKEI, encoded by the coding sequence ATGCAGGAAAAGGGTATATTACAGGGAAATCTGACAAAGGCATTGCTGCGCATGGCTGTACCGCTGTTCGTGCTGAATCTGGTCAACTCCCTCTACAATATCATTGATACCTTCTGGGTCGGACAGCTTGGTGAGCTTCAGGTTGGCGCCGTTTCGCTTGTCGGTCCTATTATGTGGTGTGCACAAAGTGTTGCCATGGGGCTTAGTGCGGCTGCGATTGCTTTACTATCCACGCGGCTTGGGGCCAATCAAAAGGGGGACGCCTGTCGTTTCGCTACTGCTCTTCTATACTTTGCGATAGGCTTTGCCATTGTACTGAGCATAGGAACACTGCTTCTGCTGCATCCGATTCTAAGCTGGCTGGATACCCCGAAGGAAATTTATGATACCAGTTATCAATATCTGCTCGGAATTTCCTTTGACTATATCGGCCTTCTTATGCTGAACCTCTATATGGCAATGCGACAGAGTGCGGGGGACAGCCGATCCGGTGTAAAGCTGAATATGTGCGCTTCCCTGCTGAATGCTATTCTGGATCCGATATTCATTTTTGTTTTTCACTTCGGTATCCTTGGTGCTGCGATTGCCACGGTTGTATCCAAGCTGGTTATGGTACCGATTGCATGGCGGCGTCTGCATGATAAAGCCTTTCCTGTACATATCGATTTTCGGGCATATCCGTTTCATGCAGCGGATGGAAAAATCATACTGAAGCTTTGTATACCTGCCGCAAGCGGCCAGTTTCTTGAAAATCTGGGCTTTGTCATCATGAACAAATATATCGTCTACTATGGTGCTGTTGCCATATCGGCATACGGTGTCGGCGCAAAAATGGTGACGCTTGCCTATATTCCCGTCATGTCGATTGGAGCTGTACTGGCAACCTTTGTCGGTCAGAATCTGGGAGCCGGCAATACAGAGCGTGCACGAAAGGCATTTCATACAGCGATGAAGCTGTCAACACTTTTCTCATCTACTCTGACCATTATCGGAATGCTCGTAATCACACCGTTTATACATTTGTTTGTACCAAACGCATCTACGCAGCTTATGGAGCTAACACAGGAATATGCATTCTTTGCCTTGCTGTGCGGTGTTTTCATGGGATGGTATATCAACCTGAATGATGGTGTGTTCAATGGCTCCGGTCATACGAATTATACCTTTATCTTATCCATGATGCGTCTTTGGGCATTTCGCATTCCGATGATTCTGCTGTTTCATCGCTTTACGAGCCTTGGCATTACAGGAATATGGCTGGCAATGCTGCTCAGCAATATCTTTGAATGTATACTGGCACAAGCCATTTATCTCAGACATCGCTGGGAGCACTCCGCGATTCTTACAGAAACAGAAAGGATACAGCCTTCAGAAGAAACTGTAAAAGAAATATAA
- the cas5c gene encoding type I-C CRISPR-associated protein Cas5 encodes MQKKNEITFSVKSKYTLFSDPLNRVSGEKFSYQIPTYEALKGVVKSIYFKPTISWIIDEVRIMNEIQFTTQGIRPINYHGGNTLSYYTYLTDVEYQVKAHFEWNLHHEELEQDRNENKHWLIAKRMVNRGGRRDVFLGTRECQAYVEPCEFGEGKGFYDDHTIIPFSTMVHGFIYPDEWVCEEEKDKLIATFWTPVMKKGIITFIRPEQCAIRRIVGTGDIKRFEKDINFKSVDQEEGGELHELGE; translated from the coding sequence ATGCAAAAGAAAAACGAAATCACATTTAGCGTAAAAAGTAAATATACTCTTTTTTCAGATCCTCTCAATCGTGTATCTGGGGAGAAGTTTTCTTATCAAATCCCAACATATGAAGCATTAAAGGGAGTTGTTAAAAGTATTTACTTTAAGCCAACAATCAGCTGGATTATTGATGAAGTTCGCATTATGAATGAGATTCAATTCACAACACAAGGTATACGACCAATCAATTACCACGGAGGCAATACTCTCTCCTACTACACCTATTTAACAGATGTTGAATATCAGGTAAAAGCACACTTTGAATGGAATCTCCACCATGAAGAATTAGAACAAGATCGCAATGAGAATAAGCATTGGTTAATCGCAAAGCGCATGGTAAATCGTGGTGGACGCAGGGATGTATTTCTTGGTACACGTGAATGTCAAGCGTATGTAGAACCATGTGAATTTGGTGAAGGAAAAGGTTTTTATGATGACCATACCATAATACCATTCAGCACTATGGTACATGGATTTATCTACCCTGATGAATGGGTTTGTGAAGAAGAAAAAGATAAGTTGATTGCGACTTTTTGGACACCGGTTATGAAGAAAGGTATTATTACATTCATTCGTCCTGAACAATGTGCAATCAGGCGTATTGTAGGGACCGGTGATATCAAGAGATTTGAAAAAGATATTAATTTTAAGAGTGTTGATCAAGAGGAAGGAGGTGAATTGCATGAGTTGGGCGAGTAA
- a CDS encoding DEAD/DEAH box helicase, with protein MKFEDYKLDASICEALHTLGYQSPLPVQEAVIPLMLEKKDILVKSRTGSGKTASFAIPIIQDLIWEERSPQALVLSPTRELALQIKGEFDNIGAYKRIKTAAVFGKQPFRFQAQDVKQRTHVVAGTPGRVLDHLEQGTLRTDKIRYIIIDEADEMLNMGFIETVQKIFFRLPKNASVCMFSATLPQEIQELAHDFLKQAEVVEIESQTSVSEQMHHYAYRLKEHEKPQALLKLLCRELPESCIIFAKTQEHVREICRMLYDKGISVDQLHGGMLQEDRLENMKDFRLGKLRILTATDVAARGIDIQDVTHIINYDMPNKKETYIHRIGRSARLDRSGTAISFVSQYDDFRLQELEEYLGNALEFHDSSELEAVIADAETLRKLGTPKSQKEEKGKELRKDMMKLYLGGGKTKKIRPGDIVGAICEIEGVCGDDIGVIQVQDYQSYVDILHGKGLQVLRALRQKTIKGKKLKVERAKE; from the coding sequence ATGAAATTTGAAGATTATAAGCTGGATGCCTCCATCTGTGAGGCTCTGCATACACTGGGCTATCAAAGTCCGCTGCCGGTACAGGAGGCTGTCATACCGCTCATGCTGGAAAAGAAGGATATTCTGGTGAAATCCAGAACCGGAAGCGGAAAGACCGCATCCTTTGCGATACCTATCATACAGGACCTGATCTGGGAGGAACGCTCACCTCAGGCTTTGGTACTGAGTCCGACCAGAGAGCTTGCCCTGCAGATCAAGGGAGAATTTGATAACATCGGTGCCTATAAGCGCATTAAGACGGCTGCCGTATTCGGGAAACAGCCCTTCCGTTTTCAGGCACAGGATGTAAAGCAGCGGACCCATGTTGTCGCAGGAACACCGGGAAGAGTGCTTGACCATCTGGAGCAGGGAACCCTTCGAACAGATAAAATCCGCTATATCATTATCGATGAAGCGGATGAAATGCTGAATATGGGGTTTATTGAAACTGTCCAGAAGATATTCTTTCGTCTTCCAAAAAACGCGTCTGTCTGCATGTTCTCCGCAACACTGCCACAGGAAATACAGGAGCTTGCACATGACTTTCTGAAGCAGGCGGAAGTTGTGGAAATCGAGTCGCAGACCTCCGTCAGTGAGCAGATGCATCATTATGCATACCGTTTGAAGGAACACGAAAAGCCGCAGGCACTGCTGAAGCTGTTATGCAGGGAGCTTCCCGAATCCTGTATCATCTTCGCAAAGACACAGGAGCATGTTCGCGAAATATGCCGTATGCTGTATGATAAGGGCATCAGTGTCGATCAGCTGCACGGCGGTATGCTGCAGGAGGACCGGCTGGAAAATATGAAGGACTTTCGTTTAGGGAAGCTTCGTATTTTAACCGCTACGGATGTTGCCGCAAGAGGCATTGATATACAGGATGTTACGCATATTATCAATTACGATATGCCAAATAAAAAAGAGACCTACATACACCGTATCGGCCGTTCTGCAAGACTGGATCGAAGCGGTACCGCGATATCCTTTGTTTCACAATATGATGATTTCCGCCTTCAGGAGCTGGAAGAATATCTGGGGAATGCACTGGAGTTTCATGACAGCAGTGAGCTTGAAGCTGTTATTGCGGACGCTGAGACATTGAGAAAGCTGGGAACTCCGAAATCTCAAAAAGAGGAAAAAGGGAAGGAACTGCGCAAGGATATGATGAAGCTGTATCTTGGCGGAGGGAAGACAAAGAAAATCCGCCCCGGGGATATCGTTGGTGCCATTTGCGAAATAGAAGGGGTCTGCGGGGATGATATCGGCGTCATCCAGGTACAGGATTATCAGTCCTATGTGGATATACTGCATGGTAAGGGCTTGCAGGTGCTGCGTGCGCTGCGTCAGAAAACCATCAAGGGCAAAAAGCTGAAGGTGGAGCGCGCAAAGGAGTAG
- a CDS encoding CRISPR-associated helicase/endonuclease Cas3, producing MNILAHINNKQEMQSLQEHSVNTFTAIKEYAAARGLTNCMKLIAFLHDCGKASKEFQKYITKAAMENIFLPKVNHSSAGAQILLEACRFYNNMSECLVKLMFANAIVSHHGLCDFINVHGDNALRSRCYPEKSLDMNHITTFMNDFISTEELEKLFRAAHKEISVYLANFMKQRTVKDAKDYYFYIGALQRLLMSLLIHGDREDTRNFMEQTKTIVYTEDTIWQAATDKLESHLAEITANSSFNPINELRASISDQCKAFSSHSPGIYRLSCPTGSGKTLASLRYALHHAKKYHKKHIIYVAPFKTILEQNAEVMKQFFNEDLVLEHHSNIIPSQYTDYDYYSSSWNKPVILTTAVRLFDVMFKDRTTDVRRFHQLADSVLIIDEAQKIPVQTISMFNEMMNFLAYNCNTTVVLCTATQPLLETTTYPIKLASESEIVKQTKEMQEQFKRVHIEDACRRGGYSIADLSDFIFQKLQPGCSMLVIVNTKAEALNLYRACEQHHEIDGLHLYHLSTSMCPEHRHLTLEDLKEHMEQKDTVLCIATNLIEAGVDIDCDVVIRSLCGLDSILQAAGRCNRNGKNSELGTVYLINSNEEHIEKLKDVRKGQNETDILLSQLHASKEGNRVDELLTLPFIRQYYDSYLFDRRQDTEYSTKIENRKVSLFDLFSRIGSKNESDDLAHPCLGHALKSAGEKFEMIDSQSIGVLVPYKDGEKLINQLNSSISNAEKYALLDKTQRFMVNVYEHKYKELEKEDMIYKLEFNGMLVLRDGFYNKDTGLEVRKELEDMFV from the coding sequence ATGAACATATTGGCACATATAAATAATAAACAGGAAATGCAGTCATTACAGGAGCATAGTGTTAATACCTTTACAGCGATTAAAGAATACGCTGCTGCTAGAGGTCTGACAAATTGCATGAAGCTGATTGCTTTTTTGCATGACTGCGGCAAGGCTTCCAAGGAATTTCAGAAATACATAACAAAAGCAGCAATGGAAAATATATTTCTTCCCAAGGTTAATCATTCTTCAGCTGGTGCGCAGATTCTGCTTGAGGCGTGCAGATTTTATAATAATATGAGTGAGTGCCTGGTAAAACTCATGTTTGCAAATGCAATTGTTTCTCATCATGGATTATGTGATTTCATAAATGTGCATGGTGATAATGCTTTGCGCAGTCGGTGTTATCCGGAAAAATCATTAGACATGAACCACATTACTACCTTTATGAATGACTTTATTTCAACAGAGGAATTGGAAAAGCTTTTCCGTGCAGCGCATAAGGAAATTTCAGTCTATCTTGCTAATTTCATGAAGCAGAGAACAGTGAAAGATGCGAAGGACTATTATTTTTATATTGGAGCTTTACAACGACTTCTTATGTCTTTACTAATTCATGGAGATCGTGAAGATACCCGCAACTTCATGGAACAAACAAAAACAATCGTTTATACAGAAGATACTATATGGCAAGCAGCAACAGATAAGCTTGAGAGTCATTTAGCTGAGATAACTGCAAATTCCTCTTTCAATCCAATCAATGAATTGCGCGCCAGTATCTCTGATCAGTGTAAAGCATTTAGCAGCCATTCTCCTGGTATTTATCGTCTGTCCTGTCCAACTGGCTCAGGTAAAACACTCGCATCACTTCGTTATGCTCTGCATCATGCGAAAAAATACCATAAGAAGCATATCATTTATGTTGCACCCTTTAAGACCATATTAGAACAAAATGCGGAAGTGATGAAGCAATTTTTCAATGAAGATCTTGTTTTGGAGCATCATTCCAATATTATCCCATCTCAATATACAGATTATGATTACTATAGTTCTTCCTGGAATAAGCCCGTAATTTTGACGACAGCAGTTCGTCTGTTCGATGTGATGTTTAAAGATCGAACAACGGATGTACGCAGGTTTCATCAGTTAGCCGACTCTGTACTCATTATAGATGAAGCTCAGAAAATACCAGTTCAAACAATATCGATGTTTAATGAAATGATGAACTTTCTTGCTTATAATTGTAATACTACGGTGGTATTATGTACGGCAACACAGCCATTATTGGAAACTACCACCTATCCTATCAAGTTGGCTTCAGAATCTGAAATTGTAAAACAGACAAAGGAAATGCAGGAACAATTTAAGCGTGTCCATATAGAAGATGCCTGTCGCAGGGGCGGCTATTCAATTGCTGATTTATCAGATTTTATATTTCAAAAGCTGCAGCCCGGCTGCAGCATGCTGGTGATTGTCAATACAAAAGCAGAGGCACTAAATTTATATCGAGCTTGTGAGCAGCATCATGAAATAGACGGACTTCATCTATATCATTTATCTACTAGCATGTGTCCGGAGCATCGCCATCTTACATTGGAGGATTTAAAAGAGCATATGGAACAAAAAGATACTGTGTTGTGTATAGCGACTAATCTGATCGAAGCAGGAGTCGATATAGATTGTGATGTTGTCATACGTTCCCTATGCGGACTTGATAGTATTCTTCAGGCTGCTGGCAGATGCAATAGAAATGGTAAAAATTCAGAGTTAGGGACTGTCTATCTCATCAATTCCAATGAAGAACATATCGAAAAACTTAAGGATGTAAGAAAAGGACAGAATGAAACAGATATTTTATTATCACAACTACATGCTTCCAAAGAGGGAAACCGTGTGGATGAGCTTTTAACACTCCCCTTCATACGTCAGTATTATGATTCCTATTTGTTTGATCGCAGACAGGATACGGAATATTCAACAAAGATTGAGAATCGTAAAGTTTCCTTATTTGATCTATTTTCGCGAATAGGGAGTAAAAATGAATCTGATGATCTTGCTCATCCTTGTCTGGGGCACGCATTAAAGAGTGCGGGAGAAAAATTTGAAATGATTGATTCTCAGAGTATTGGTGTTTTGGTTCCGTACAAAGATGGCGAGAAATTGATTAATCAGCTGAATAGTTCCATTAGCAATGCAGAAAAGTATGCACTGCTTGATAAGACACAGCGCTTTATGGTGAATGTTTATGAACACAAGTATAAGGAGCTGGAGAAGGAAGATATGATTTATAAGCTTGAGTTTAACGGCATGCTGGTTTTGAGGGATGGGTTTTATAATAAGGATACAGGGTTGGAGGTTAGGAAGGAGTTGGAGGATATGTTTGTGTAA
- a CDS encoding ferritin, producing MLDKKVSELLNDQINKELYSAYLYLDFSLYYQEQGLDGFANWYMIQTQEERDHAMLLLQYLQNNGEHITLKQVDKPDKVCGALRDPLEFALEHERYVTSLIHTIYDAAHEVKDYRTMQFLDWFVKEQGEEEKNAEDMVKKFELFGTDPKSLYMLDNEMAGRAYSAPSLVL from the coding sequence ATGCTTGATAAAAAAGTATCCGAATTGCTGAATGATCAGATTAACAAGGAGCTGTACTCCGCATATCTGTATCTTGATTTCTCTCTCTATTATCAGGAGCAGGGGCTGGATGGCTTTGCCAACTGGTACATGATTCAGACGCAGGAGGAACGCGATCATGCAATGCTGCTTCTGCAGTATTTGCAGAATAACGGGGAACACATCACACTGAAACAGGTGGATAAGCCGGATAAAGTATGCGGTGCCTTAAGGGATCCGCTGGAATTTGCGTTGGAGCATGAGCGCTATGTAACCAGCCTGATTCATACAATTTATGATGCTGCACATGAGGTGAAGGACTATCGCACGATGCAGTTTCTGGACTGGTTTGTAAAGGAACAGGGTGAGGAAGAAAAGAATGCAGAGGATATGGTGAAGAAATTCGAATTATTCGGCACAGATCCTAAGAGTCTGTACATGCTGGATAATGAAATGGCTGGCCGTGCATACAGCGCGCCTTCTCTGGTATTATAA
- a CDS encoding DUF2075 domain-containing protein, giving the protein MLIYEGTKYDFRMDMDLDKIPHLLEEKLYEHMHIHTSKKEVMSWKNSLQYMYKVLNDSHIPDACGVAIEYNIPKTNKRVDFIMSGYDHNGKASAIIIELKQWERVETVFNRDDLINTEVMTALGKGVHRVVHPCYQAWSYVQHMNDYIEEVGKKDIQLYPCAYLHNYDLEKEQNIINPIYNACIEKSPLFTQGEIPRLREFIKKHLKQGDHKEVLYLIENGRIRPSKSLQDCISSMLDGNQEFTMLDTQKVVFEEILYMARLCQKDKRKRVMIAKGGSGTGKSVIAVNAMVNLLKEDMFGQYITKNAAPRNVYIDRLAGKMKKNKIKSLFAAPDKFYQQQPNDYDFLIVDEAHRLREKSGMFQKGENQIQELISSSLFTVFFIDSYQRVHFRDFGSISEFQKQAQLQNAEVIQYELHSQFRCNGSDGYLAWIRNMLQLEETANFNFKDISFDFRVIDDPNELRAMICEKNDESGKARILAGYCWEWEKAGRSDPNHDDIVIGDFKMSWNLDAGDPYAISQGSVHQVGCIHTTQGLEFDYVGVIIGEDLRYENNELVTDYRQRAKTDSSVKGLKKLYRENPEKAKHIERQIILNTYYTLMTRGMKGCYIYCCDSELQKYIKMSIADA; this is encoded by the coding sequence ATGTTAATATACGAAGGGACAAAATATGATTTCAGAATGGATATGGACCTTGATAAAATACCTCATCTTTTAGAGGAGAAGCTTTATGAGCATATGCACATCCATACGAGTAAAAAAGAAGTGATGTCATGGAAAAATTCACTTCAATATATGTATAAGGTATTAAATGATTCGCATATACCGGATGCTTGTGGAGTAGCTATTGAATACAATATTCCCAAAACGAATAAGCGTGTAGATTTTATCATGTCTGGATATGATCATAACGGAAAAGCAAGTGCTATTATCATTGAGTTAAAGCAATGGGAACGTGTGGAAACGGTATTTAACCGCGATGATTTGATAAATACCGAGGTGATGACAGCGTTGGGGAAGGGGGTACACCGTGTTGTTCATCCTTGTTATCAGGCCTGGTCCTATGTGCAGCATATGAATGATTATATTGAGGAAGTAGGCAAAAAGGACATACAGCTGTATCCCTGTGCATATCTTCATAATTATGATTTAGAGAAAGAGCAAAATATCATAAATCCAATTTATAATGCATGTATTGAAAAATCACCATTATTCACTCAGGGAGAGATTCCAAGACTGCGGGAATTTATCAAAAAGCATTTAAAACAAGGTGATCATAAGGAGGTACTGTATCTAATAGAAAATGGTAGAATTCGACCCTCCAAGAGTCTTCAGGACTGCATTTCTTCTATGCTGGATGGAAATCAGGAATTTACAATGCTGGATACACAGAAAGTGGTCTTTGAAGAAATACTTTATATGGCCAGATTATGTCAAAAGGATAAAAGAAAACGGGTAATGATTGCAAAAGGCGGCTCAGGAACAGGGAAGTCCGTGATTGCTGTAAATGCGATGGTGAATCTGCTGAAGGAAGACATGTTTGGACAATATATAACAAAGAATGCGGCTCCACGCAACGTGTATATAGATAGACTTGCCGGGAAAATGAAGAAAAACAAAATCAAATCACTGTTCGCTGCACCGGATAAATTTTATCAGCAGCAACCAAATGATTATGATTTTTTGATTGTGGATGAAGCGCATAGATTACGAGAAAAATCAGGTATGTTTCAAAAAGGTGAAAACCAGATACAGGAGCTGATAAGTTCATCACTCTTTACCGTTTTCTTTATCGATTCCTATCAGCGTGTTCATTTTCGTGATTTTGGAAGTATCTCCGAGTTTCAAAAACAGGCACAGCTACAAAATGCAGAGGTTATACAATATGAATTACATTCACAGTTTCGCTGTAACGGATCGGATGGATATCTTGCCTGGATAAGAAATATGCTGCAGCTGGAAGAAACAGCAAATTTCAATTTCAAGGATATCAGCTTTGATTTTCGTGTCATTGATGATCCAAATGAATTAAGAGCTATGATTTGTGAAAAAAATGATGAATCAGGGAAAGCCAGAATATTGGCGGGATACTGCTGGGAGTGGGAAAAAGCCGGCAGAAGTGATCCGAATCACGATGACATTGTAATTGGTGATTTCAAAATGAGCTGGAATCTGGATGCTGGTGATCCATATGCAATAAGTCAGGGATCTGTTCATCAAGTAGGGTGCATTCATACTACACAGGGGCTTGAATTTGATTATGTAGGAGTTATTATTGGTGAAGATCTTCGCTATGAAAACAATGAGCTTGTGACTGACTACAGGCAGAGAGCGAAAACGGATTCTTCTGTAAAGGGGCTGAAAAAGCTGTATCGTGAGAATCCGGAGAAGGCAAAACATATTGAACGACAGATTATACTGAATACGTATTACACGTTGATGACAAGAGGGATGAAGGGGTGCTATATCTATTGCTGTGATTCAGAACTGCAAAAGTACATCAAAATGTCAATAGCAGATGCATAG
- a CDS encoding P1 family peptidase, protein MKKGYRNKITDVKGVRVGHKTIAAGNVQTGVTVILPTEGDIFREKLTASCHVINGFGKTGGLIQLEELGVLESPIALTNTLCVGTVQQALVRYMLQDHPEIGTTSGTVNVVVGECNDGYLNDIRACSIQESNVYEAIADAGKDFALGAVGAGRGMSCFEMKGGIGSASRVLELNGEEYTVGLLVLSNFGLKNDYIKENVSFHDSVKEQVEQGSIIIILATDIPMSDRQLKRVCKRMPVALARLGSHLGNGSGDIAIAFSTANKIPHSADCSFISQTILHEQQIDKVFRAGIEACEEAIQSSLDAAETVVGREGHCRYSLQDTVAEMKKG, encoded by the coding sequence ATGAAAAAGGGTTATAGAAATAAGATAACGGATGTTAAAGGTGTCCGTGTCGGACATAAAACAATAGCGGCGGGTAACGTACAGACCGGTGTTACGGTAATCCTGCCGACAGAGGGTGATATTTTTCGTGAGAAGCTGACAGCTTCATGCCATGTGATCAATGGCTTTGGAAAGACCGGCGGATTGATACAGCTGGAGGAGCTTGGTGTACTGGAAAGTCCGATCGCATTGACAAATACGCTGTGTGTGGGGACTGTTCAGCAGGCATTGGTGCGCTATATGCTGCAGGATCATCCGGAAATCGGTACGACGAGCGGCACTGTGAATGTAGTGGTTGGGGAATGCAATGACGGATATCTGAATGATATACGGGCATGCAGCATTCAGGAGTCAAATGTATATGAGGCGATTGCGGATGCAGGGAAGGATTTTGCACTTGGGGCTGTGGGAGCAGGTCGCGGTATGAGTTGCTTCGAAATGAAGGGAGGTATCGGTTCCGCGTCAAGAGTGCTGGAATTAAATGGAGAAGAATATACGGTGGGGCTTCTCGTCTTATCTAATTTCGGATTAAAGAATGATTATATCAAGGAAAACGTATCCTTTCATGATTCTGTGAAGGAACAGGTGGAGCAGGGCAGTATTATAATAATCCTGGCAACAGATATACCTATGTCAGATAGACAGCTGAAGCGTGTATGCAAACGTATGCCGGTGGCACTCGCCCGCCTTGGTTCACATCTAGGAAATGGCAGTGGCGATATTGCGATTGCCTTTTCCACAGCAAATAAAATTCCTCATTCCGCTGATTGCTCATTTATATCGCAAACTATTCTTCATGAGCAGCAGATTGACAAGGTTTTCCGTGCTGGCATCGAAGCCTGTGAGGAAGCGATACAAAGCTCTCTGGACGCTGCGGAAACGGTAGTCGGAAGAGAGGGCCATTGCAGGTATAGCTTACAGGATACTGTAGCAGAAATGAAGAAAGGATAA